One Ignavibacterium album JCM 16511 genomic region harbors:
- the recF gene encoding DNA replication/repair protein RecF (All proteins in this family for which functions are known are DNA-binding proteins that assist the filamentation of RecA onto DNA for the initiation of recombination or recombinational repair.): MELRNFRKHINTNLRFSEGLNYIVGGNGIGKTTVLEAIYLMCSTKSFYAKDFEMLNFNASEFEVKGLFNGITSDKVRVYYNSAESKKYYFLNEKLVNKSSDVIGKFPVVTLTPDDHSITQGAPAERRRFVDSVISQASKAYLKILIDYNRTLRHRAVVLAKLSERIIPSLLDELDAWTENLINNGAEIISHRKNFINSFNEYLKQSYYKIMGNDELPEIKHQTIDVDDSDNIKMKLTELIKQNKDNEIRRGTNLIGPHRDDFIFEINGINLKTFGSQGQNKTFQTVLRFAEFFYLKDITGNTPIFLLDDVFGELDAFRASKVSEYLKEVGQAFITLTDFANFKYLSKSETDVVIKLQGGEPVYV, translated from the coding sequence ATGGAGCTTAGAAATTTTAGAAAACATATCAACACAAATCTCCGTTTTTCAGAAGGGTTAAATTATATAGTTGGCGGAAACGGCATCGGAAAAACTACTGTGCTTGAGGCAATTTATTTAATGTGTTCAACGAAAAGCTTTTATGCAAAAGATTTTGAAATGTTGAATTTTAATGCTTCAGAATTTGAAGTAAAAGGTTTGTTCAACGGAATTACATCGGACAAGGTTAGAGTTTATTATAACTCCGCCGAATCAAAGAAATATTATTTTCTTAATGAAAAGCTTGTAAATAAATCTTCTGATGTAATCGGAAAATTTCCTGTTGTTACTCTTACTCCGGATGATCATTCAATTACGCAAGGAGCTCCGGCCGAAAGAAGAAGATTTGTTGATTCGGTTATCTCTCAGGCAAGTAAAGCTTATCTTAAAATTCTGATTGATTACAATAGAACATTAAGGCATCGAGCGGTTGTTTTAGCAAAACTTTCGGAAAGAATAATTCCTTCTCTGCTTGATGAACTTGATGCATGGACAGAAAATCTTATTAACAACGGAGCTGAAATAATTTCTCACAGAAAAAATTTTATCAATAGCTTTAATGAATACCTTAAGCAATCATATTATAAGATTATGGGAAATGATGAACTACCTGAGATAAAGCATCAGACAATTGATGTTGATGATTCAGATAATATTAAAATGAAATTGACAGAATTAATAAAACAGAATAAAGATAATGAAATAAGACGAGGCACTAATCTGATTGGTCCGCATCGGGATGATTTTATTTTCGAGATTAATGGAATAAACTTAAAAACATTTGGTTCGCAGGGACAGAATAAAACTTTTCAAACAGTTTTAAGATTTGCTGAATTTTTTTACCTGAAAGACATCACTGGCAACACACCAATTTTTTTGCTTGATGATGTTTTTGGTGAACTTGATGCTTTCAGAGCTTCAAAAGTAAGTGAATATCTTAAAGAAGTAGGACAAGCATTTATAACGCTTACTGACTTTGCAAATTTCAAATACCTGAGTAAATCAGAAACAGATGTTGTGATTAAACTTCAGGGTGGCGAGCCCGTTTATGTCTGA
- a CDS encoding DUF721 domain-containing protein, whose amino-acid sequence MSDSFKSIKEIIESSPELKNIKQLIDDGDIVKDFHKIFPELKTVVKAVKCIKQTLTLKSDNPTVRNELKFREKEIIEKINSFYKQERVNRIKFSNK is encoded by the coding sequence ATGTCTGATTCATTTAAATCAATAAAAGAAATAATTGAATCATCTCCGGAGCTAAAGAACATTAAACAACTTATAGACGACGGAGATATTGTTAAAGATTTTCACAAAATATTTCCGGAATTAAAAACGGTGGTTAAAGCCGTAAAGTGTATTAAACAAACTTTGACATTGAAATCAGATAATCCAACAGTTCGGAATGAACTTAAATTCAGAGAAAAAGAAATAATAGAAAAAATAAATTCATTCTATAAACAAGAAAGAGTTAACAGAATAAAGTTTTCAAATAAGTAA
- the gyrB gene encoding DNA topoisomerase (ATP-hydrolyzing) subunit B, with product MTKNNNSNEYSAKNINVLKGLEAVRKRPAMYIGDVGTRGLHHLINEVVDNSIDEALAGFNDRVIVTLHKDGSVSVEDRGRGIPVDIHPVEKKSALEVVMTVLHAGGKFDKNSYKVSGGLHGVGVSVVNALSEWMKVEVRRDNKIYFQEYRRGVPVEKVKEIGTYKGDQTGTKITFMPDKTIFKVTKFNFETVAERLRELAYLNKDVTMILKDENDGTEETYRFKGGLIDFVKYLDEQREPIHKPIYIEGEKENTPVEIAFEYSNSYSENVHSYVNNINTIEGGTHLVGFRTALTRTFNNYAYKNGLIKENSKITLTGDDFREGLTAVVSVKVMEPQFEGQTKTKLGNSEVKSVVETIVGEKLSEYLEQNPSVAKKIIEKSLKAAEAREAARKARELVRRKNALDSMHLPGKLADCSITDPEHCEIYIVEGDSAGGSAKQGRDRRFQAILPIKGKILNVEKAKLNKILENQEIQAIVAAIGAGIGEDFDPTKSRYGKIILMTDADVDGSHIRTLLLTFFYRHMKELITSGRVYIAQPPLYKVKKGKEEVFAFDDEELDQILKRFKADGKAAKAKLKEIETEGEQVIETDEEGQPKGVVITRYKGLGEMNPEQLWSTTMNPETRTILQVNLESAAAADKIFETLMGDAVEPRREFIEKHAKYANLDI from the coding sequence ATGACAAAGAATAATAATTCGAATGAGTACAGTGCTAAAAATATAAATGTGCTCAAAGGACTTGAAGCCGTAAGAAAACGCCCGGCGATGTACATTGGCGATGTTGGAACAAGAGGATTGCATCATCTTATTAACGAGGTAGTTGATAATAGTATTGATGAAGCATTAGCCGGCTTTAACGATCGTGTTATCGTTACACTTCACAAAGATGGAAGTGTTTCTGTTGAAGACAGAGGAAGAGGAATTCCTGTTGACATACATCCTGTCGAAAAGAAATCAGCACTTGAAGTTGTAATGACAGTACTACACGCTGGTGGAAAATTTGATAAAAATTCTTATAAAGTTTCCGGTGGATTGCACGGCGTTGGTGTTTCAGTTGTTAATGCTTTGTCTGAATGGATGAAGGTTGAAGTAAGAAGAGATAATAAAATTTATTTTCAGGAATACAGAAGAGGTGTTCCTGTTGAAAAAGTAAAAGAGATCGGAACATATAAAGGCGATCAAACAGGAACCAAAATAACTTTTATGCCGGATAAGACAATTTTCAAAGTAACAAAATTTAATTTTGAAACTGTAGCAGAAAGATTGCGAGAGCTTGCTTATCTGAATAAAGATGTAACTATGATTCTGAAAGATGAAAACGATGGTACGGAAGAGACTTACAGATTCAAAGGAGGACTGATTGACTTTGTAAAATATCTTGATGAACAACGCGAGCCAATTCACAAACCAATTTACATTGAAGGAGAAAAGGAAAACACTCCTGTTGAAATCGCTTTTGAATACAGCAATTCATATTCTGAAAATGTTCATTCTTATGTTAACAATATCAACACAATTGAAGGAGGAACACACTTAGTTGGTTTCAGAACAGCATTAACACGAACATTTAATAACTACGCTTACAAAAATGGTCTTATTAAAGAGAACAGTAAAATAACTTTAACCGGAGATGATTTCAGAGAAGGACTTACTGCTGTTGTTTCTGTAAAAGTAATGGAACCGCAATTTGAAGGACAGACAAAAACAAAACTTGGTAACAGCGAAGTTAAATCTGTTGTTGAAACAATTGTTGGTGAAAAACTTTCAGAATATCTTGAACAAAATCCTTCTGTTGCAAAAAAGATAATTGAAAAATCTCTTAAAGCTGCTGAAGCAAGAGAAGCTGCCAGAAAAGCACGGGAACTTGTTAGAAGAAAAAATGCTCTCGACTCAATGCATTTGCCCGGTAAACTTGCTGATTGTTCAATCACCGATCCTGAGCATTGTGAAATATATATCGTTGAAGGTGATTCCGCTGGTGGTTCTGCAAAGCAGGGACGAGACAGAAGATTTCAGGCAATACTTCCTATCAAAGGAAAAATTCTTAATGTTGAAAAAGCCAAGCTGAATAAAATTCTAGAGAATCAGGAAATTCAGGCAATAGTTGCTGCAATTGGTGCTGGTATTGGAGAAGACTTTGACCCGACAAAATCACGCTATGGAAAAATTATTCTTATGACAGATGCTGATGTTGATGGAAGCCATATCAGAACACTTCTTCTCACATTTTTCTATCGTCATATGAAAGAGCTAATTACTTCCGGAAGAGTTTACATCGCCCAACCACCTTTGTATAAAGTTAAAAAAGGAAAAGAAGAAGTATTTGCTTTTGATGATGAAGAACTTGACCAGATATTGAAAAGATTCAAAGCAGATGGAAAAGCAGCCAAAGCTAAATTAAAAGAAATTGAAACGGAAGGTGAACAGGTAATCGAAACCGATGAAGAAGGTCAGCCCAAAGGAGTTGTGATTACAAGATATAAAGGATTGGGAGAAATGAATCCGGAACAACTTTGGTCAACAACAATGAATCCTGAAACAAGAACGATACTTCAGGTGAATCTTGAAAGCGCTGCAGCAGCAGATAAAATATTTGAAACCCTGATGGGTGATGCTGTTGAGCCAAGAAGGGAATTTATTGAGAAGCATGCTAAGTATGCTAACCTTGATATTTAA
- the gyrA gene encoding DNA gyrase subunit A, with product MTTIFEKIVPVTLEEEMKSSYIDYAMSVIVARALPDVRDGLKPVHRRVLFGMHELGLAYNRPYKKSARIVGEVLGKYHPHGDSAVYDTMVRMVQDFSLRYPLVDGQGNFGSIDGDSPAAMRYTEARLARISEEMLRDLDKNTVDFGPNFDDSLQEPLVLPSYLPNLLVNGSSGIAVGMATNIPPHNLNEVIDGLVALIDNPKLTSADLMKYVKAPDFPTGGIIYGYEGVKEAYTTGRGRILLRAKANVETLKNDRENIIITEIPYQVNKSNLIEKIAELVREGKIDDISNIRDESDRDGLRIVIELKRDAQPTVVLNQLYKHTQMQVTFGVIMLALVHGVPKVLTLQEMMQHFLDHRMDVLIRRTKFELDAAEKRAHILEGYIIALDNIDEVIETIKKSKDVETAKNNLMKRFKLSEIQAKAILDMRLQRLTGLERKKIEDEYKETIKLIEKLRGILDSEKKRKQIIKEELIALKERYGDERRTDIIKDYKEFSLEDIIAEEDVVVTISHQGFIKRFPVSGYRKQARGGKGVTGVGTKEDDFIEHMFVASTHQYILFFTDRGRCYWLKVHEIPEGGRTARGRSIVNLLEKDKEENITAFVAVKEFRDDQYLIMVTEQGTVKKTVLSAYGNVRKGGINAINLVPGDKLIEVKMTDGNNDIVIGTRNGFAIRFHEKDVRDMGRTATGVRGIKLVKGDKVVGLLVIRHPQTSVLVVTEKGYGKRSDINDYRITKRGGKGVITVKTTDKVGKMIAMMEVVDKDELVIISTQGMVIRQSVKDIRVMGRNTQGVRVIRLNEGDSIADIARVIPEDEDVNGNGNGNGKSSNGELI from the coding sequence ATGACAACAATATTTGAAAAAATTGTACCCGTTACTTTAGAAGAGGAAATGAAATCCTCTTACATTGATTATGCAATGAGCGTTATAGTTGCCCGCGCTTTACCTGATGTTCGTGATGGATTAAAGCCGGTTCATCGTCGTGTTCTGTTTGGAATGCATGAATTGGGACTTGCATATAACCGACCATATAAAAAATCTGCAAGAATAGTCGGAGAAGTTCTTGGTAAATATCATCCTCACGGTGATAGTGCAGTTTATGATACAATGGTCAGAATGGTTCAGGACTTCTCTCTTCGTTATCCTTTGGTTGATGGTCAGGGAAATTTCGGATCAATTGATGGCGATTCACCAGCAGCAATGAGATATACAGAAGCGCGTCTGGCCAGAATTTCAGAAGAGATGCTGCGCGACCTTGATAAAAACACTGTTGATTTCGGACCAAACTTCGATGATTCTCTTCAGGAACCACTTGTTCTTCCATCTTATTTACCAAATCTACTTGTAAATGGCTCGAGCGGAATTGCTGTCGGAATGGCAACGAACATTCCACCGCACAATCTTAATGAAGTTATTGATGGACTTGTTGCACTTATTGATAATCCAAAACTTACTTCTGCAGATTTGATGAAATATGTTAAAGCACCAGACTTTCCGACCGGCGGAATAATTTATGGCTATGAAGGAGTTAAAGAAGCTTACACAACAGGCAGAGGAAGAATTCTTCTTCGTGCAAAAGCAAATGTTGAAACATTAAAGAACGATAGAGAAAATATTATCATCACAGAAATTCCTTACCAGGTTAATAAATCAAATCTTATTGAGAAAATTGCCGAGCTTGTTCGTGAAGGAAAGATTGATGATATATCAAACATAAGAGATGAATCTGACAGAGACGGATTGAGAATAGTAATCGAACTGAAGCGCGATGCTCAACCGACAGTTGTTCTGAACCAGCTGTATAAACACACTCAAATGCAGGTTACTTTCGGAGTGATAATGTTAGCCCTTGTTCACGGAGTTCCGAAAGTACTCACACTTCAGGAAATGATGCAGCACTTCCTCGATCACAGAATGGATGTGCTTATAAGAAGAACCAAATTTGAATTAGATGCTGCCGAAAAACGCGCACACATTCTTGAAGGTTACATAATTGCTCTTGATAATATTGATGAAGTAATTGAAACGATTAAAAAATCAAAAGATGTTGAGACTGCAAAAAATAATTTGATGAAACGATTCAAGTTGAGCGAGATTCAGGCAAAAGCAATACTTGATATGCGTCTGCAGCGTCTTACCGGACTTGAAAGAAAGAAGATTGAAGACGAATACAAGGAAACAATAAAGCTTATCGAAAAACTTAGAGGAATTCTTGATAGTGAAAAGAAGAGAAAACAGATTATTAAAGAAGAATTGATTGCTCTTAAAGAAAGATACGGTGACGAAAGAAGAACAGATATAATCAAAGACTACAAAGAGTTTTCTCTGGAAGATATTATTGCTGAAGAAGATGTTGTTGTTACAATTTCGCATCAGGGATTTATTAAACGCTTCCCCGTAAGTGGCTACAGAAAACAAGCAAGAGGTGGAAAAGGCGTAACAGGTGTTGGAACAAAAGAAGATGATTTTATCGAACATATGTTTGTTGCTTCCACACATCAGTATATTCTATTCTTTACCGACAGAGGAAGATGCTATTGGTTAAAAGTTCACGAAATTCCTGAAGGTGGAAGAACAGCCCGTGGCAGATCAATAGTAAATCTTCTTGAAAAAGATAAAGAAGAAAACATTACTGCATTTGTCGCAGTCAAAGAATTCCGGGATGATCAGTATCTGATTATGGTTACAGAACAAGGCACTGTTAAGAAAACAGTTCTTTCGGCTTATGGAAATGTTCGCAAAGGTGGTATAAATGCAATCAATCTTGTTCCGGGTGATAAGCTGATTGAAGTTAAAATGACAGATGGCAACAATGATATTGTGATTGGAACAAGGAATGGTTTTGCAATTCGTTTCCACGAAAAAGATGTGCGCGATATGGGAAGAACAGCAACGGGTGTTCGGGGAATAAAATTAGTTAAGGGTGATAAAGTTGTCGGATTGCTTGTAATTCGTCATCCTCAGACAAGTGTTCTTGTTGTAACAGAAAAAGGTTATGGAAAACGCTCTGATATAAATGATTACCGAATTACAAAACGCGGTGGCAAAGGAGTTATTACCGTTAAGACAACAGATAAAGTCGGTAAAATGATTGCAATGATGGAAGTTGTTGATAAAGATGAACTGGTAATCATATCAACACAAGGAATGGTCATCAGACAAAGTGTTAAAGATATTCGTGTGATGGGAAGAAACACTCAGGGCGTAAGAGTTATCCGATTAAATGAAGGAGACTCAATTGCTGATATCGCAAGAGTAATTCCGGAAGACGAAGATGTAAATGGTAATGGAAACGGAAATGGTAAAAGTAGCAATGGTGAATTGATTTAG
- a CDS encoding VLRF1 family aeRF1-type release factor → MISKKDIQFIKEQIEFHKEPLLSVYADVNPAKPENLNNAWKIRIKNSLKDFDIPDYIKKKVFEFLDIERPSARTIAIFAADDLIERYDLQIDIPVVDLANGKVDVSWGKPNVSPLIFAIDEYERTGVLYLKKTGWHFYEFFLGELKELDDSFKEVSAAEWEALNNNIKEVYHDLLKSRVPTHPDKFPKRVNSFVIRFYKQLAHLVEKIIASKEIKRLILVGPDEQTKHFAQFLSKSVRSIIISFAGDLPVQDSSTSIIYEKVNPIIEKLERDYEKILIDEIEKSNYVSGIENTLEALQNGRIYSLIVPWKLNVKVWSCDNGHISTSEEKVKELCGNDNIKNIDLKSIIIDLALDYGAKLEFVRGDAEELLIKKYNGLVGLLRW, encoded by the coding sequence ATGATTTCAAAAAAAGATATCCAATTCATCAAAGAGCAAATTGAGTTTCACAAGGAACCATTGCTTTCTGTTTATGCAGATGTTAATCCTGCAAAACCGGAAAATCTGAACAATGCATGGAAAATCAGAATTAAAAACAGTCTGAAAGATTTTGATATTCCCGATTACATAAAGAAAAAAGTTTTTGAATTTCTTGACATTGAAAGACCTTCCGCAAGAACAATTGCCATTTTTGCTGCAGATGATTTAATAGAAAGATACGATCTTCAAATTGATATTCCCGTTGTTGATCTTGCCAATGGAAAAGTTGATGTTAGTTGGGGCAAGCCAAATGTTTCTCCACTTATTTTTGCCATAGATGAATATGAAAGAACCGGCGTTCTTTATCTGAAAAAAACAGGTTGGCATTTTTATGAATTCTTTCTTGGAGAATTAAAAGAGCTCGATGATTCATTTAAAGAAGTCTCTGCTGCTGAATGGGAAGCACTCAACAACAATATAAAAGAAGTTTATCACGATTTATTAAAATCAAGAGTGCCTACACATCCGGATAAATTTCCAAAAAGAGTTAATTCATTTGTGATTAGATTTTATAAACAACTTGCTCATCTTGTTGAAAAAATAATTGCTTCCAAAGAAATAAAGAGATTGATACTTGTTGGTCCTGATGAGCAAACCAAACACTTTGCACAATTCTTATCCAAATCTGTCAGAAGCATAATTATTTCTTTTGCCGGCGATTTACCTGTTCAGGATTCTTCAACATCAATAATTTATGAGAAGGTTAATCCAATTATTGAAAAACTTGAAAGAGATTATGAAAAAATTCTTATTGATGAAATTGAAAAATCAAATTATGTGAGTGGAATAGAAAATACTTTAGAAGCTTTACAAAACGGAAGAATCTATAGCTTAATTGTGCCCTGGAAACTTAATGTAAAAGTCTGGTCTTGCGATAATGGTCACATAAGTACTTCTGAAGAAAAAGTTAAAGAGCTTTGTGGAAATGATAATATTAAGAATATTGATTTGAAAAGTATTATTATCGACTTAGCACTCGATTACGGAGCGAAACTGGAATTCGTTCGCGGTGATGCAGAAGAACTATTGATAAAAAAGTATAACGGATTGGTCGGATTACTCAGATGGTAG
- the clpB gene encoding ATP-dependent chaperone ClpB produces MAFNFNRLTVKAQEIVQSAIEIAQNYNNQIVETEHILAAIVQESGNIAETIIKKTGGNFNAIKIKVNELLEKLPKVSGTGLGNQQMSGALAKLFDNAADEAKNLKDEYVSTEHLLLALANDPGKAGQLLRDNGITYNEVLAALKTVRGTQRVTSQNPEDTYQALEKYGRDLNDLARQGKLDPVIGRDEEIRRVLQVLSRRTKNNPVLIGEPGVGKTAIAEGIAHRIISGDVPENLKTKRIVALDMGALIAGTQFRGQFEERLKAVIKEVQESNGEIILFIDELHTLVGAGATQGAMDAANILKPALARGELHAIGATTLDEYRKHIEKDPALERRFQPVFVDEPSEEDAISILRGLKEKYEVHHGVRITDGAIVAAVQLSVRYITDRFLPDKAIDLIDEAASKLRIEIDSMPEELDALERKIKQLEIEREALKREKDEASAKRLNELEQELAELNEERNQLKMHWELEKEKIQKIRSMKSEIENLKLEAERYEREGNFGKVAEIRYGKIVELEKKLREETQKLAEIQKDKKMLKEEVDAEDIAEIVSKWTGIPVSRMLESERSKLLRLEEELHKRVVGQEEAVVAVANAIRRARSGLQDVNRPIGSFIFLGTTGVGKTELARALAEFLFDDEHAMIRIDMSEYMEKFSVSRLIGAPPGYVGYEEGGQLTEAVRRRPYSVVLLDEIEKAHSDVFNILLQVLDDGRLTDNQGRTVNFKNTIIIMTSNLGSHIIQDKLDAVIEERIDDVMGELREQLYELLRRTIRPEFLNRIDEIVLFKPLTKKEIRKIVDIQLERVQKQLSEREITLVVSEEAKDWLAHTGYDVTFGARPLKRVIQKYLVNPLSQELLAGNFSDGDTIKVDVSPRVGLTFSK; encoded by the coding sequence ATGGCATTTAATTTTAACCGACTGACAGTTAAAGCTCAGGAAATTGTTCAGAGTGCTATTGAGATTGCACAAAATTACAATAACCAGATTGTTGAAACTGAACATATTCTTGCAGCAATAGTTCAGGAAAGCGGAAATATTGCCGAAACTATAATCAAAAAAACAGGCGGAAACTTTAACGCTATAAAAATAAAAGTAAATGAATTGCTCGAAAAACTACCCAAGGTAAGCGGCACAGGTTTGGGTAATCAACAAATGTCCGGTGCATTGGCAAAGCTATTTGATAATGCAGCCGATGAAGCAAAGAATCTTAAAGATGAATATGTATCCACAGAACATCTTCTGCTTGCATTAGCAAATGATCCGGGCAAAGCCGGTCAACTATTAAGAGATAATGGAATAACTTATAATGAAGTTCTTGCTGCTCTTAAAACTGTCAGAGGAACGCAAAGGGTTACTTCTCAAAATCCTGAAGATACTTATCAGGCACTTGAAAAATACGGAAGAGATTTGAATGACCTCGCCCGACAGGGAAAGCTTGATCCTGTAATTGGAAGAGACGAAGAGATAAGAAGAGTACTTCAGGTTTTGTCAAGGAGAACTAAAAACAATCCTGTACTGATTGGTGAACCTGGCGTCGGTAAAACTGCAATTGCGGAAGGAATTGCTCACAGAATAATTTCCGGAGATGTTCCCGAAAATCTTAAAACAAAAAGAATTGTTGCTCTCGATATGGGGGCATTAATTGCCGGTACACAATTCCGTGGACAATTTGAAGAAAGATTGAAAGCCGTAATAAAAGAAGTTCAGGAATCCAACGGAGAAATAATTTTATTTATAGATGAACTTCATACTCTTGTTGGTGCTGGTGCAACACAGGGTGCAATGGATGCAGCAAATATTCTTAAGCCAGCTTTAGCGCGCGGTGAACTTCACGCAATTGGCGCAACAACGCTAGATGAATACAGAAAGCATATTGAAAAAGATCCTGCTCTCGAAAGAAGATTTCAACCAGTGTTTGTTGACGAACCATCAGAAGAAGATGCAATTTCAATCTTAAGAGGATTGAAAGAAAAATACGAAGTTCATCATGGTGTTCGCATTACCGATGGTGCAATTGTGGCTGCGGTTCAATTATCAGTAAGATATATCACCGATAGATTTCTGCCGGATAAAGCAATTGATTTGATTGATGAAGCTGCCTCAAAACTCAGGATTGAAATAGATTCAATGCCAGAGGAACTTGATGCTCTTGAAAGAAAAATAAAACAGCTCGAGATAGAAAGAGAAGCATTAAAGCGTGAGAAAGATGAAGCTTCTGCAAAACGGCTAAATGAACTCGAACAGGAGTTGGCTGAGTTAAATGAAGAGCGAAACCAACTTAAAATGCATTGGGAACTTGAGAAAGAAAAAATCCAAAAGATTCGCTCAATGAAAAGTGAAATTGAGAATCTTAAACTTGAAGCTGAACGATATGAAAGAGAAGGGAACTTTGGTAAAGTTGCCGAAATACGCTATGGAAAAATTGTTGAACTCGAAAAGAAATTGCGGGAGGAAACTCAAAAGCTTGCTGAAATTCAAAAAGATAAAAAGATGTTGAAGGAAGAAGTTGATGCAGAAGACATTGCTGAAATTGTTTCCAAATGGACAGGCATTCCTGTTAGCAGAATGCTTGAAAGTGAACGAAGTAAACTTCTAAGATTAGAAGAAGAACTTCATAAGAGAGTAGTTGGACAGGAAGAAGCTGTGGTTGCGGTTGCAAATGCAATAAGAAGAGCTAGAAGCGGTTTGCAGGATGTAAACAGACCAATTGGTTCTTTTATCTTTCTTGGAACTACCGGCGTTGGTAAAACTGAACTTGCAAGAGCACTTGCAGAATTTCTTTTTGACGATGAACATGCAATGATACGAATTGATATGAGTGAGTATATGGAAAAGTTTTCAGTATCAAGATTGATTGGCGCTCCTCCGGGATATGTAGGATATGAAGAGGGCGGTCAATTGACCGAAGCTGTAAGAAGAAGACCTTATTCGGTTGTTTTGCTTGATGAGATTGAAAAAGCTCATTCCGATGTTTTTAATATTCTTCTTCAGGTGCTTGACGATGGAAGATTAACTGATAACCAGGGAAGAACTGTTAACTTCAAAAACACAATAATAATAATGACCTCTAACCTTGGTTCACATATTATTCAGGATAAACTTGATGCGGTAATAGAAGAGAGAATTGATGATGTGATGGGTGAACTAAGAGAACAGTTATATGAGCTACTCCGAAGAACAATTCGTCCTGAATTTCTGAACAGAATAGATGAGATTGTATTGTTCAAGCCATTGACAAAGAAAGAAATTAGAAAGATTGTAGATATACAGCTCGAGAGAGTTCAGAAACAATTAAGCGAAAGAGAAATTACACTTGTAGTAAGCGAAGAAGCAAAAGACTGGCTGGCTCACACCGGATACGATGTTACGTTTGGTGCAAGACCGTTGAAACGGGTAATTCAAAAATATTTGGTTAATCCTCTCTCGCAGGAGTTGCTTGCCGGTAATTTTTCTGATGGTGATACTATTAAAGTTGATGTGAGCCCAAGAGTAGGGCTGACTTTCTCAAAGTAA